In Rhodamnia argentea isolate NSW1041297 chromosome 4, ASM2092103v1, whole genome shotgun sequence, the following proteins share a genomic window:
- the LOC115743469 gene encoding probable 1-deoxy-D-xylulose-5-phosphate synthase, chloroplastic isoform X6 has product MATASARFSAFGARGNRHERPAFSGFSKLESWSFHFPPSAEVCKIPSASVATRSKNVSSQINSLPDSDDFFYEKVATPMLDNIESPTNVKNLSTKELRQLADEIRLELSSILRKAQKPSKASLAVVELTVAIHHVFHAPADKILWDVGEQTYAHKMLTGRRSLMNTLRQKGGLSGFTSRSESEYDPFGAGHGCSSISAGLGMAVARDMKGKRERIMTVISNVTTMAGQVYEAMSNAGYLDSDMIVILNDSRHSLHPKVEEGPKRSINALSSTLSKLQSSKSFRKFREVAKGVTKKIGRGMHEWAAKVDEFARGMMGPPGSTLFEELGLYYIGPVDGHNIEDLVCVLQEVASLNSMGPVLIHVVTDENQGIKRSQQSEIGENVGEGSSCYDLVESNYQPRTYSDCFVEALARKAESDKDVVMVHGGVEVEPSLQLFREKFPDKFFDVGMAEQHAVTFSAGLSCGGLKPFCVIPSAFLQRAFDQVVHDVDRQRIPVRFVITSAGLVGSNGPVQCGAFDITFMSCLPNMIVMAPSDEDELVDMVETAAMVDDRPICFRYPRGAIVQTDKCLSPGIPIEGFG; this is encoded by the exons GCCCGGGGCAATCGCCATGAACGGCCCGCATTCTCGGGGTTCAGCAAGTTGGAGTCTTGGAGCTTTCACTTCCCGCCGAGTGCGGAGGTTTGCAAAATCCCTTCTGCTTCCGTCGCGACTCGCTCGAAG AATGTTTCTAGTCAAATCAATTCTTTGCCCGATAGTGATGATTTCTTCTATGAGAAAGTAGCAACCCCCATGCTCGATAATATTGAGAGCCCTACCAATGTGAAGAACCTGTCTACAAAG GAGCTGCGACAGTTAGCTGATGAAATCCGTTTAGAATTATCCTCAATATtaagaaaagcacaaaaaccTTCGAAGGCTAGTCTGGCAGTCGTTGAGCTGACAGTGGCAATACATCACGTTTTTCATGCTCCTGCGGACAAAATTTTGTGGGATGTTGGGGAACAA ACATATGCGCATAAAATGCTTACTGGAAGGAGATCCCTCATGAACACTTTGAGACAAAAGGGCGGTTTGTCTGGTTTCACTTCTCGATCTGAAAGCGAGTATGATCCTTTTGGTGCGGGACATGGATGCAGCAGCATTTCTGCAGGTTTAG GCATGGCGGTTGCACGGGATATGAAGGGAAAACGTGAACGAATTATGACAGTCATAAGCAATGTAACTACAATGGCTGGCCAGGTGTACGAGGCAATGAGCAATGCAGGCTACTTGGACTCTGATATGATAGTTATCTTGAATGATAGTCGTCATTCTTTGCACCCAAAGGTTGAAGAGGGCCCGAAGAGATCTATCAATGCTCTCTCTAGTACTCTAAGTAAGCTCCAGTCAAGCAAATCTTTCCGGAAGTTTAGAGAAGTTGCCAAG ggTGTTACTAAAAAAATTGGCAGGGGCATGCATGAATGGGCAGCCAAAGTCGATGAATTTGCTCGTGGTATGATGGGTCCACCCGGTTCGACTCTTTTTGAAGAGCTTGGCTTGTACTATATTGGCCCTGTTGATGGCCATAACATTGAGGACTTGGTTTGTGTTCTCCAAGAAGTGGCGTCACTTAATTCAATGGGTCCTGTTCTGATTCATGTTGTAACAGATGAAAATCAAGGGATTAAACGAAGTCAGCAGAGTGAGATTGGCGAGAATGTAGGTGAAG GTTCAAGCTGTTATGATTTGGTGGAATCTAATTATCAACCCAGGACATATAGTGATTGTTTTGTGGAGGCACTGGCTAGGAAGGCAGAGAGTGATAAAGATGTTGTGATGGTTCACGGGGGAGTGGAGGTGGAACCATCGCTTCAGTTGTTTCGCGAAAAGTTTCCCGACAAGTTTTTTGATGTGGGAATGGCTGAGCAACATGCGGTTACATTTTCAGCGGGTTTATCATGTGGAGGATTAAAGCCATTTTGTGTGATCCCATCTGCATTTCTTCAGAGAGCATTTGATCAG GTGGTCCATGATGTTGATCGGCAAAGAATTCCTGTCCGTTTTGTCATTACGAGTGCAGGCTTAGTAGGATCTAATGGCCCTGTGCAGTGTGGGGCTTTTGATATAACGTTCATGTCATGTTTGCCCAACATGATTGTCATGGCACCATCTGATGAAGATGAGTTAGTGGACATGGTAGAAACTGCTGCCATGGTTGATGATCGTCCAATTTGCTTCCGGTATCCACGGGGTGCAATTGTTCAGACAGACAAGTGTCTCAGTCCTGGGATCCCCATTGAG GGCTTTGGTTAA
- the LOC115743469 gene encoding probable 1-deoxy-D-xylulose-5-phosphate synthase, chloroplastic isoform X7 yields the protein MATASARFSAFGARGNRHERPAFSGFSKLESWSFHFPPSAEVCKIPSASVATRSKNVSSQINSLPDSDDFFYEKVATPMLDNIESPTNVKNLSTKELRQLADEIRLELSSILRKAQKPSKASLAVVELTVAIHHVFHAPADKILWDVGEQTYAHKMLTGRRSLMNTLRQKGGLSGFTSRSESEYDPFGAGHGCSSISAGLGMAVARDMKGKRERIMTVISNVTTMAGQVYEAMSNAGYLDSDMIVILNDSRHSLHPKVEEGPKRSINALSSTLSKLQSSKSFRKFREVAKGVTKKIGRGMHEWAAKVDEFARGMMGPPGSTLFEELGLYYIGPVDGHNIEDLVCVLQEVASLNSMGPVLIHVVTDENQGIKRSQQSEIGENVGEGSSCYDLVESNYQPRTYSDCFVEALARKAESDKDVVMVHGGVEVEPSLQLFREKFPDKFFDVGMAEQHAVTFSAGLSCGGLKPFCVIPSAFLQRAFDQVVHDVDRQRIPVRFVITSAGLVGSNGPVQCGAFDITFMSCLPNMIVMAPSDEDELVDMVETAAMVDDRPICFRYPRGAIVQTDKCLSPGIPIENR from the exons GCCCGGGGCAATCGCCATGAACGGCCCGCATTCTCGGGGTTCAGCAAGTTGGAGTCTTGGAGCTTTCACTTCCCGCCGAGTGCGGAGGTTTGCAAAATCCCTTCTGCTTCCGTCGCGACTCGCTCGAAG AATGTTTCTAGTCAAATCAATTCTTTGCCCGATAGTGATGATTTCTTCTATGAGAAAGTAGCAACCCCCATGCTCGATAATATTGAGAGCCCTACCAATGTGAAGAACCTGTCTACAAAG GAGCTGCGACAGTTAGCTGATGAAATCCGTTTAGAATTATCCTCAATATtaagaaaagcacaaaaaccTTCGAAGGCTAGTCTGGCAGTCGTTGAGCTGACAGTGGCAATACATCACGTTTTTCATGCTCCTGCGGACAAAATTTTGTGGGATGTTGGGGAACAA ACATATGCGCATAAAATGCTTACTGGAAGGAGATCCCTCATGAACACTTTGAGACAAAAGGGCGGTTTGTCTGGTTTCACTTCTCGATCTGAAAGCGAGTATGATCCTTTTGGTGCGGGACATGGATGCAGCAGCATTTCTGCAGGTTTAG GCATGGCGGTTGCACGGGATATGAAGGGAAAACGTGAACGAATTATGACAGTCATAAGCAATGTAACTACAATGGCTGGCCAGGTGTACGAGGCAATGAGCAATGCAGGCTACTTGGACTCTGATATGATAGTTATCTTGAATGATAGTCGTCATTCTTTGCACCCAAAGGTTGAAGAGGGCCCGAAGAGATCTATCAATGCTCTCTCTAGTACTCTAAGTAAGCTCCAGTCAAGCAAATCTTTCCGGAAGTTTAGAGAAGTTGCCAAG ggTGTTACTAAAAAAATTGGCAGGGGCATGCATGAATGGGCAGCCAAAGTCGATGAATTTGCTCGTGGTATGATGGGTCCACCCGGTTCGACTCTTTTTGAAGAGCTTGGCTTGTACTATATTGGCCCTGTTGATGGCCATAACATTGAGGACTTGGTTTGTGTTCTCCAAGAAGTGGCGTCACTTAATTCAATGGGTCCTGTTCTGATTCATGTTGTAACAGATGAAAATCAAGGGATTAAACGAAGTCAGCAGAGTGAGATTGGCGAGAATGTAGGTGAAG GTTCAAGCTGTTATGATTTGGTGGAATCTAATTATCAACCCAGGACATATAGTGATTGTTTTGTGGAGGCACTGGCTAGGAAGGCAGAGAGTGATAAAGATGTTGTGATGGTTCACGGGGGAGTGGAGGTGGAACCATCGCTTCAGTTGTTTCGCGAAAAGTTTCCCGACAAGTTTTTTGATGTGGGAATGGCTGAGCAACATGCGGTTACATTTTCAGCGGGTTTATCATGTGGAGGATTAAAGCCATTTTGTGTGATCCCATCTGCATTTCTTCAGAGAGCATTTGATCAG GTGGTCCATGATGTTGATCGGCAAAGAATTCCTGTCCGTTTTGTCATTACGAGTGCAGGCTTAGTAGGATCTAATGGCCCTGTGCAGTGTGGGGCTTTTGATATAACGTTCATGTCATGTTTGCCCAACATGATTGTCATGGCACCATCTGATGAAGATGAGTTAGTGGACATGGTAGAAACTGCTGCCATGGTTGATGATCGTCCAATTTGCTTCCGGTATCCACGGGGTGCAATTGTTCAGACAGACAAGTGTCTCAGTCCTGGGATCCCCATTGAG AACAGATAG
- the LOC115743469 gene encoding probable 1-deoxy-D-xylulose-5-phosphate synthase, chloroplastic isoform X3 — translation MATASARFSAFGARGNRHERPAFSGFSKLESWSFHFPPSAEVCKIPSASVATRSKNVSSQINSLPDSDDFFYEKVATPMLDNIESPTNVKNLSTKELRQLADEIRLELSSILRKAQKPSKASLAVVELTVAIHHVFHAPADKILWDVGEQTYAHKMLTGRRSLMNTLRQKGGLSGFTSRSESEYDPFGAGHGCSSISAGLGMAVARDMKGKRERIMTVISNVTTMAGQVYEAMSNAGYLDSDMIVILNDSRHSLHPKVEEGPKRSINALSSTLSKLQSSKSFRKFREVAKGVTKKIGRGMHEWAAKVDEFARGMMGPPGSTLFEELGLYYIGPVDGHNIEDLVCVLQEVASLNSMGPVLIHVVTDENQGIKRSQQSEIGENVGEGSSCYDLVESNYQPRTYSDCFVEALARKAESDKDVVMVHGGVEVEPSLQLFREKFPDKFFDVGMAEQHAVTFSAGLSCGGLKPFCVIPSAFLQRAFDQVVHDVDRQRIPVRFVITSAGLVGSNGPVQCGAFDITFMSCLPNMIVMAPSDEDELVDMVETAAMVDDRPICFRYPRGAIVQTDKCLSPGIPIEIGRGRILAEGKDVALLGYGSMVQNCVKAWSLLSKLGIEVTVADARFCKPLDIGLLRGLCENHAFLVTVEEGSIGGFGSHVAQFIALDGRLDGRIKWRPIVLPDAYIEHASPNEQLSLAGLTGHHIAATVLSLLGRTREALLLMC, via the exons GCCCGGGGCAATCGCCATGAACGGCCCGCATTCTCGGGGTTCAGCAAGTTGGAGTCTTGGAGCTTTCACTTCCCGCCGAGTGCGGAGGTTTGCAAAATCCCTTCTGCTTCCGTCGCGACTCGCTCGAAG AATGTTTCTAGTCAAATCAATTCTTTGCCCGATAGTGATGATTTCTTCTATGAGAAAGTAGCAACCCCCATGCTCGATAATATTGAGAGCCCTACCAATGTGAAGAACCTGTCTACAAAG GAGCTGCGACAGTTAGCTGATGAAATCCGTTTAGAATTATCCTCAATATtaagaaaagcacaaaaaccTTCGAAGGCTAGTCTGGCAGTCGTTGAGCTGACAGTGGCAATACATCACGTTTTTCATGCTCCTGCGGACAAAATTTTGTGGGATGTTGGGGAACAA ACATATGCGCATAAAATGCTTACTGGAAGGAGATCCCTCATGAACACTTTGAGACAAAAGGGCGGTTTGTCTGGTTTCACTTCTCGATCTGAAAGCGAGTATGATCCTTTTGGTGCGGGACATGGATGCAGCAGCATTTCTGCAGGTTTAG GCATGGCGGTTGCACGGGATATGAAGGGAAAACGTGAACGAATTATGACAGTCATAAGCAATGTAACTACAATGGCTGGCCAGGTGTACGAGGCAATGAGCAATGCAGGCTACTTGGACTCTGATATGATAGTTATCTTGAATGATAGTCGTCATTCTTTGCACCCAAAGGTTGAAGAGGGCCCGAAGAGATCTATCAATGCTCTCTCTAGTACTCTAAGTAAGCTCCAGTCAAGCAAATCTTTCCGGAAGTTTAGAGAAGTTGCCAAG ggTGTTACTAAAAAAATTGGCAGGGGCATGCATGAATGGGCAGCCAAAGTCGATGAATTTGCTCGTGGTATGATGGGTCCACCCGGTTCGACTCTTTTTGAAGAGCTTGGCTTGTACTATATTGGCCCTGTTGATGGCCATAACATTGAGGACTTGGTTTGTGTTCTCCAAGAAGTGGCGTCACTTAATTCAATGGGTCCTGTTCTGATTCATGTTGTAACAGATGAAAATCAAGGGATTAAACGAAGTCAGCAGAGTGAGATTGGCGAGAATGTAGGTGAAG GTTCAAGCTGTTATGATTTGGTGGAATCTAATTATCAACCCAGGACATATAGTGATTGTTTTGTGGAGGCACTGGCTAGGAAGGCAGAGAGTGATAAAGATGTTGTGATGGTTCACGGGGGAGTGGAGGTGGAACCATCGCTTCAGTTGTTTCGCGAAAAGTTTCCCGACAAGTTTTTTGATGTGGGAATGGCTGAGCAACATGCGGTTACATTTTCAGCGGGTTTATCATGTGGAGGATTAAAGCCATTTTGTGTGATCCCATCTGCATTTCTTCAGAGAGCATTTGATCAG GTGGTCCATGATGTTGATCGGCAAAGAATTCCTGTCCGTTTTGTCATTACGAGTGCAGGCTTAGTAGGATCTAATGGCCCTGTGCAGTGTGGGGCTTTTGATATAACGTTCATGTCATGTTTGCCCAACATGATTGTCATGGCACCATCTGATGAAGATGAGTTAGTGGACATGGTAGAAACTGCTGCCATGGTTGATGATCGTCCAATTTGCTTCCGGTATCCACGGGGTGCAATTGTTCAGACAGACAAGTGTCTCAGTCCTGGGATCCCCATTGAG ATAGGAAGAGGGAGAATTCTTGCAGAAGGTAAAGATGTTGCTTTACTTGGTTATGGGTCAATGGTTCAGAACTGCGTCAAAGCTTGGTCCCTTCTTTCAAAGCTCGGAATTGAGGTGACAGTTGCAGATGCAAGATTCTGCAAACCGCTTGACATAGGGTTACTTAGAGGGCTGTGCGAAAATCATGCCTTTCTGGTCACTGTTGAGGAAGGGTCCATTGGAGGTTTCGGGTCCCATGTTGCGCAGTTCATTGCACTTGATGGACGGCTTGATGGGAGAATAAAG TGGCGGCCAATTGTTTTACCCGATGCCTACATAGAGCACGCGTCGCCAAATGAACAGCTTTCCCTCGCTGGTCTCACTGGGCATCACATTGCTGCGACCGTGTTGAGTCTCCTTGGCCGGACACGCGAAGCTCTCCTACTGATGTGCTAG
- the LOC115743469 gene encoding probable 1-deoxy-D-xylulose-5-phosphate synthase, chloroplastic isoform X1, with translation MATASARFSAFGARGNRHERPAFSGFSKLESWSFHFPPSAEVCKIPSASVATRSKNVSSQINSLPDSDDFFYEKVATPMLDNIESPTNVKNLSTKELRQLADEIRLELSSILRKAQKPSKASLAVVELTVAIHHVFHAPADKILWDVGEQTYAHKMLTGRRSLMNTLRQKGGLSGFTSRSESEYDPFGAGHGCSSISAGLGMAVARDMKGKRERIMTVISNVTTMAGQVYEAMSNAGYLDSDMIVILNDSRHSLHPKVEEGPKRSINALSSTLSKLQSSKSFRKFREVAKGVTKKIGRGMHEWAAKVDEFARGMMGPPGSTLFEELGLYYIGPVDGHNIEDLVCVLQEVASLNSMGPVLIHVVTDENQGIKRSQQSEIGENVGEGSSCYDLVESNYQPRTYSDCFVEALARKAESDKDVVMVHGGVEVEPSLQLFREKFPDKFFDVGMAEQHAVTFSAGLSCGGLKPFCVIPSAFLQRAFDQVVHDVDRQRIPVRFVITSAGLVGSNGPVQCGAFDITFMSCLPNMIVMAPSDEDELVDMVETAAMVDDRPICFRYPRGAIVQTDKCLSPGIPIEIGRGRILAEGKDVALLGYGSMVQNCVKAWSLLSKLGIEVTVADARFCKPLDIGLLRGLCENHAFLVTVEEGSIGGFGSHVAQFIALDGRLDGRIKKEHLLNCEVLSVSCTDQVWFLQWRPIVLPDAYIEHASPNEQLSLAGLTGHHIAATVLSLLGRTREALLLMC, from the exons GCCCGGGGCAATCGCCATGAACGGCCCGCATTCTCGGGGTTCAGCAAGTTGGAGTCTTGGAGCTTTCACTTCCCGCCGAGTGCGGAGGTTTGCAAAATCCCTTCTGCTTCCGTCGCGACTCGCTCGAAG AATGTTTCTAGTCAAATCAATTCTTTGCCCGATAGTGATGATTTCTTCTATGAGAAAGTAGCAACCCCCATGCTCGATAATATTGAGAGCCCTACCAATGTGAAGAACCTGTCTACAAAG GAGCTGCGACAGTTAGCTGATGAAATCCGTTTAGAATTATCCTCAATATtaagaaaagcacaaaaaccTTCGAAGGCTAGTCTGGCAGTCGTTGAGCTGACAGTGGCAATACATCACGTTTTTCATGCTCCTGCGGACAAAATTTTGTGGGATGTTGGGGAACAA ACATATGCGCATAAAATGCTTACTGGAAGGAGATCCCTCATGAACACTTTGAGACAAAAGGGCGGTTTGTCTGGTTTCACTTCTCGATCTGAAAGCGAGTATGATCCTTTTGGTGCGGGACATGGATGCAGCAGCATTTCTGCAGGTTTAG GCATGGCGGTTGCACGGGATATGAAGGGAAAACGTGAACGAATTATGACAGTCATAAGCAATGTAACTACAATGGCTGGCCAGGTGTACGAGGCAATGAGCAATGCAGGCTACTTGGACTCTGATATGATAGTTATCTTGAATGATAGTCGTCATTCTTTGCACCCAAAGGTTGAAGAGGGCCCGAAGAGATCTATCAATGCTCTCTCTAGTACTCTAAGTAAGCTCCAGTCAAGCAAATCTTTCCGGAAGTTTAGAGAAGTTGCCAAG ggTGTTACTAAAAAAATTGGCAGGGGCATGCATGAATGGGCAGCCAAAGTCGATGAATTTGCTCGTGGTATGATGGGTCCACCCGGTTCGACTCTTTTTGAAGAGCTTGGCTTGTACTATATTGGCCCTGTTGATGGCCATAACATTGAGGACTTGGTTTGTGTTCTCCAAGAAGTGGCGTCACTTAATTCAATGGGTCCTGTTCTGATTCATGTTGTAACAGATGAAAATCAAGGGATTAAACGAAGTCAGCAGAGTGAGATTGGCGAGAATGTAGGTGAAG GTTCAAGCTGTTATGATTTGGTGGAATCTAATTATCAACCCAGGACATATAGTGATTGTTTTGTGGAGGCACTGGCTAGGAAGGCAGAGAGTGATAAAGATGTTGTGATGGTTCACGGGGGAGTGGAGGTGGAACCATCGCTTCAGTTGTTTCGCGAAAAGTTTCCCGACAAGTTTTTTGATGTGGGAATGGCTGAGCAACATGCGGTTACATTTTCAGCGGGTTTATCATGTGGAGGATTAAAGCCATTTTGTGTGATCCCATCTGCATTTCTTCAGAGAGCATTTGATCAG GTGGTCCATGATGTTGATCGGCAAAGAATTCCTGTCCGTTTTGTCATTACGAGTGCAGGCTTAGTAGGATCTAATGGCCCTGTGCAGTGTGGGGCTTTTGATATAACGTTCATGTCATGTTTGCCCAACATGATTGTCATGGCACCATCTGATGAAGATGAGTTAGTGGACATGGTAGAAACTGCTGCCATGGTTGATGATCGTCCAATTTGCTTCCGGTATCCACGGGGTGCAATTGTTCAGACAGACAAGTGTCTCAGTCCTGGGATCCCCATTGAG ATAGGAAGAGGGAGAATTCTTGCAGAAGGTAAAGATGTTGCTTTACTTGGTTATGGGTCAATGGTTCAGAACTGCGTCAAAGCTTGGTCCCTTCTTTCAAAGCTCGGAATTGAGGTGACAGTTGCAGATGCAAGATTCTGCAAACCGCTTGACATAGGGTTACTTAGAGGGCTGTGCGAAAATCATGCCTTTCTGGTCACTGTTGAGGAAGGGTCCATTGGAGGTTTCGGGTCCCATGTTGCGCAGTTCATTGCACTTGATGGACGGCTTGATGGGAGAATAAAG AAGGAACATTTATTGAATTGTGAGGTACTATCTGTAAGCTGTACTGATCAGGTTTGGTTCCTCCAGTGGCGGCCAATTGTTTTACCCGATGCCTACATAGAGCACGCGTCGCCAAATGAACAGCTTTCCCTCGCTGGTCTCACTGGGCATCACATTGCTGCGACCGTGTTGAGTCTCCTTGGCCGGACACGCGAAGCTCTCCTACTGATGTGCTAG
- the LOC115743469 gene encoding probable 1-deoxy-D-xylulose-5-phosphate synthase, chloroplastic isoform X2 yields the protein MATASARFSAFGARGNRHERPAFSGFSKLESWSFHFPPSAEVCKIPSASVATRSKNVSSQINSLPDSDDFFYEKVATPMLDNIESPTNVKNLSTKLADEIRLELSSILRKAQKPSKASLAVVELTVAIHHVFHAPADKILWDVGEQTYAHKMLTGRRSLMNTLRQKGGLSGFTSRSESEYDPFGAGHGCSSISAGLGMAVARDMKGKRERIMTVISNVTTMAGQVYEAMSNAGYLDSDMIVILNDSRHSLHPKVEEGPKRSINALSSTLSKLQSSKSFRKFREVAKGVTKKIGRGMHEWAAKVDEFARGMMGPPGSTLFEELGLYYIGPVDGHNIEDLVCVLQEVASLNSMGPVLIHVVTDENQGIKRSQQSEIGENVGEGSSCYDLVESNYQPRTYSDCFVEALARKAESDKDVVMVHGGVEVEPSLQLFREKFPDKFFDVGMAEQHAVTFSAGLSCGGLKPFCVIPSAFLQRAFDQVVHDVDRQRIPVRFVITSAGLVGSNGPVQCGAFDITFMSCLPNMIVMAPSDEDELVDMVETAAMVDDRPICFRYPRGAIVQTDKCLSPGIPIEIGRGRILAEGKDVALLGYGSMVQNCVKAWSLLSKLGIEVTVADARFCKPLDIGLLRGLCENHAFLVTVEEGSIGGFGSHVAQFIALDGRLDGRIKKEHLLNCEVLSVSCTDQVWFLQWRPIVLPDAYIEHASPNEQLSLAGLTGHHIAATVLSLLGRTREALLLMC from the exons GCCCGGGGCAATCGCCATGAACGGCCCGCATTCTCGGGGTTCAGCAAGTTGGAGTCTTGGAGCTTTCACTTCCCGCCGAGTGCGGAGGTTTGCAAAATCCCTTCTGCTTCCGTCGCGACTCGCTCGAAG AATGTTTCTAGTCAAATCAATTCTTTGCCCGATAGTGATGATTTCTTCTATGAGAAAGTAGCAACCCCCATGCTCGATAATATTGAGAGCCCTACCAATGTGAAGAACCTGTCTACAAAG TTAGCTGATGAAATCCGTTTAGAATTATCCTCAATATtaagaaaagcacaaaaaccTTCGAAGGCTAGTCTGGCAGTCGTTGAGCTGACAGTGGCAATACATCACGTTTTTCATGCTCCTGCGGACAAAATTTTGTGGGATGTTGGGGAACAA ACATATGCGCATAAAATGCTTACTGGAAGGAGATCCCTCATGAACACTTTGAGACAAAAGGGCGGTTTGTCTGGTTTCACTTCTCGATCTGAAAGCGAGTATGATCCTTTTGGTGCGGGACATGGATGCAGCAGCATTTCTGCAGGTTTAG GCATGGCGGTTGCACGGGATATGAAGGGAAAACGTGAACGAATTATGACAGTCATAAGCAATGTAACTACAATGGCTGGCCAGGTGTACGAGGCAATGAGCAATGCAGGCTACTTGGACTCTGATATGATAGTTATCTTGAATGATAGTCGTCATTCTTTGCACCCAAAGGTTGAAGAGGGCCCGAAGAGATCTATCAATGCTCTCTCTAGTACTCTAAGTAAGCTCCAGTCAAGCAAATCTTTCCGGAAGTTTAGAGAAGTTGCCAAG ggTGTTACTAAAAAAATTGGCAGGGGCATGCATGAATGGGCAGCCAAAGTCGATGAATTTGCTCGTGGTATGATGGGTCCACCCGGTTCGACTCTTTTTGAAGAGCTTGGCTTGTACTATATTGGCCCTGTTGATGGCCATAACATTGAGGACTTGGTTTGTGTTCTCCAAGAAGTGGCGTCACTTAATTCAATGGGTCCTGTTCTGATTCATGTTGTAACAGATGAAAATCAAGGGATTAAACGAAGTCAGCAGAGTGAGATTGGCGAGAATGTAGGTGAAG GTTCAAGCTGTTATGATTTGGTGGAATCTAATTATCAACCCAGGACATATAGTGATTGTTTTGTGGAGGCACTGGCTAGGAAGGCAGAGAGTGATAAAGATGTTGTGATGGTTCACGGGGGAGTGGAGGTGGAACCATCGCTTCAGTTGTTTCGCGAAAAGTTTCCCGACAAGTTTTTTGATGTGGGAATGGCTGAGCAACATGCGGTTACATTTTCAGCGGGTTTATCATGTGGAGGATTAAAGCCATTTTGTGTGATCCCATCTGCATTTCTTCAGAGAGCATTTGATCAG GTGGTCCATGATGTTGATCGGCAAAGAATTCCTGTCCGTTTTGTCATTACGAGTGCAGGCTTAGTAGGATCTAATGGCCCTGTGCAGTGTGGGGCTTTTGATATAACGTTCATGTCATGTTTGCCCAACATGATTGTCATGGCACCATCTGATGAAGATGAGTTAGTGGACATGGTAGAAACTGCTGCCATGGTTGATGATCGTCCAATTTGCTTCCGGTATCCACGGGGTGCAATTGTTCAGACAGACAAGTGTCTCAGTCCTGGGATCCCCATTGAG ATAGGAAGAGGGAGAATTCTTGCAGAAGGTAAAGATGTTGCTTTACTTGGTTATGGGTCAATGGTTCAGAACTGCGTCAAAGCTTGGTCCCTTCTTTCAAAGCTCGGAATTGAGGTGACAGTTGCAGATGCAAGATTCTGCAAACCGCTTGACATAGGGTTACTTAGAGGGCTGTGCGAAAATCATGCCTTTCTGGTCACTGTTGAGGAAGGGTCCATTGGAGGTTTCGGGTCCCATGTTGCGCAGTTCATTGCACTTGATGGACGGCTTGATGGGAGAATAAAG AAGGAACATTTATTGAATTGTGAGGTACTATCTGTAAGCTGTACTGATCAGGTTTGGTTCCTCCAGTGGCGGCCAATTGTTTTACCCGATGCCTACATAGAGCACGCGTCGCCAAATGAACAGCTTTCCCTCGCTGGTCTCACTGGGCATCACATTGCTGCGACCGTGTTGAGTCTCCTTGGCCGGACACGCGAAGCTCTCCTACTGATGTGCTAG